In Nitrosophilus alvini, the following are encoded in one genomic region:
- a CDS encoding rhodanese-like domain-containing protein, which translates to MTKLDQSILERIEAAISLDKEKPGLGNVDIHKAQELLTEVGAVFLDVRPPSKVTGENAQEANVPNAFYTPFTEFTEYLDVLPKDKTTPIVTACLKGWFANRIAGYLEVLGYENVYVLDTDIEDFIEIYKAAK; encoded by the coding sequence ATGACAAAACTTGACCAGTCCATTTTGGAGAGAATAGAAGCGGCGATATCACTAGATAAAGAGAAACCGGGACTAGGAAATGTGGATATTCACAAAGCTCAGGAGCTTTTAACCGAAGTGGGTGCTGTTTTTTTGGATGTAAGGCCTCCATCTAAAGTTACGGGAGAGAATGCACAAGAAGCGAATGTACCTAATGCTTTTTATACTCCTTTTACCGAATTTACTGAATATCTGGATGTTTTACCAAAAGATAAGACTACTCCGATTGTCACTGCTTGTCTAAAGGGATGGTTTGCAAACAGGATAGCCGGTTATCTGGAAGTTTTAGGATATGAGAATGTTTATGTTCTCGATACTGATATAGAAGATTTTATTGAAATATACAAAGCGGCAAAATAG
- the recJ gene encoding single-stranded-DNA-specific exonuclease RecJ, which produces MISLDKKTLLEILQKRFSEGFLKLSDIPHPKTMKNVSKAALRIAKAIEKKEKIAIVGDYDVDGVVSSALMWDFFAYIGYPVTVKIPNRFKEGYGVTKELIENLDAELVITVDNGINAIDAAEFCKEKGIDLIITDHHTPGPLIPDAYAVVNPKQEGCSFAYKEICGAQVVWLLIGQIKSVLALDIDMKRYLDILSLAVIADVMPLRHINRPIVAAGLNFLSKSERECVKALRLFLGKESFSAEDIGYIVAPLINSAGRMDDASVALDFLLSKSAEEAGERLSLLSYFNSQRKKIETEVFNEASKTVEDKESVIIAAGKEWHEGVVGIVASRLAQSFKKPAIVLSQNGDLLKGSGRSYANIDLFSIINSAKEHLLKFGGHKKAAGLSLEVKNFPDFRNSIAKASENIPSEWLIEENSILGELSFRFIDWETMQILDRFAPYGESNPLPKFFCSDVEILDAKLVGEEKNHLSLYLQKDGKRFRAIKFRHNKLPENEKADIIFTLQKNYYNGIKSIHINIDNII; this is translated from the coding sequence ATGATAAGTCTTGATAAAAAGACTCTCTTAGAGATTCTTCAAAAGCGTTTTTCGGAAGGTTTTTTAAAACTTTCCGATATTCCCCATCCGAAGACAATGAAAAATGTTTCCAAAGCTGCATTGAGGATAGCCAAAGCTATAGAAAAGAAGGAAAAGATAGCTATAGTTGGTGACTATGATGTTGACGGCGTTGTATCCTCAGCTCTTATGTGGGATTTTTTCGCATATATAGGATATCCTGTAACAGTTAAAATACCTAACAGATTTAAAGAGGGTTACGGTGTAACAAAAGAGCTTATCGAAAATCTCGATGCTGAACTAGTAATTACGGTAGATAATGGGATAAATGCTATAGATGCGGCAGAATTTTGCAAAGAAAAAGGTATAGACCTTATTATAACGGATCACCATACTCCCGGTCCTCTGATTCCTGACGCATATGCAGTTGTAAACCCGAAGCAAGAAGGGTGTTCTTTTGCGTATAAAGAGATATGCGGAGCACAGGTAGTCTGGTTATTGATAGGTCAGATAAAGTCTGTTTTAGCTTTAGATATCGATATGAAAAGGTATCTTGATATCTTATCTTTGGCGGTAATAGCAGATGTTATGCCGCTTAGACATATCAACAGACCCATTGTGGCAGCCGGATTGAACTTTTTGTCAAAGTCCGAAAGAGAGTGTGTAAAAGCTTTGAGACTTTTTTTGGGAAAAGAGAGCTTTTCTGCCGAAGATATAGGGTACATTGTAGCACCTCTGATAAACAGTGCAGGCAGAATGGATGACGCTTCCGTCGCTCTGGATTTTTTACTTTCAAAAAGTGCTGAGGAGGCAGGTGAGAGACTCTCTTTGTTGTCTTACTTCAATTCTCAGCGAAAAAAGATAGAAACCGAAGTTTTCAATGAAGCGTCAAAAACAGTTGAAGACAAAGAGAGTGTTATCATAGCAGCGGGGAAAGAGTGGCATGAAGGGGTTGTTGGAATTGTTGCGTCAAGATTAGCGCAGAGTTTCAAAAAACCGGCCATCGTTTTGTCCCAAAACGGAGATTTATTGAAAGGGAGCGGAAGGAGCTATGCAAATATAGATCTCTTCTCAATTATTAACAGCGCAAAAGAACATTTGTTGAAATTTGGAGGACACAAAAAAGCGGCAGGCCTTTCGCTTGAAGTAAAAAACTTTCCGGATTTTAGAAATAGTATTGCAAAAGCTTCAGAAAATATTCCCTCCGAGTGGCTTATAGAAGAGAACAGTATTTTAGGTGAACTGAGTTTTAGATTTATAGACTGGGAGACAATGCAGATTTTGGATAGATTTGCACCTTACGGAGAGTCAAACCCTCTGCCTAAATTTTTTTGTTCAGATGTGGAAATTCTTGATGCGAAGCTTGTAGGCGAAGAGAAAAATCATCTGTCGCTTTATCTACAAAAAGATGGAAAGAGATTCAGAGCCATTAAATTCAGGCACAATAAACTGCCAGAAAACGAGAAAGCAGATATAATTTTTACACTCCAGAAAAACTACTATAACGGAATTAAATCAATTCATATCAATATAGATAATATAATTTAA
- a CDS encoding CTP synthase, with the protein MTKYIFVTGGVLSSLGKGISSASIGTLLKHSGLGVSILKIDPYINVDPGTMSPLEHGEVFVTADGAETDLDIGHYERFLNVKLSRKNNFTTGQVYMSVIKRERQGDYLGKTIQVVPHIVDEIKNRIKKAGKGHDILIVELGGTVGDIEGLPFLEAIRELTHELGTHKVLNIHVTLVPYIKAAGELKTKPTQHSVQELRRIGITPDMIIARCEKPLPKDVREKIARSCGIDIHGVIEAKDAETIYKVPLNFLRENVLVPISKQFRLGDLKPDMDAWDMLVKKIIAPKEETTIAFVGKYLGLKESYKSLTEALIHAGANLDTKVNIKWVDSELLEAEGPEELLKDVKGVLVAGGFGERGVEGKIEAIKYARINKIPYLGICLGMQLSIIEFARNVLGIKDANSMEFDKETKHPFIYLIDEFIDQLGNKQIRTHKSPMGGTMRLGEYPCEVKEGTKLWEAYKGKKIIYERHRHRYEANPEYRKELESAGMIVSGESDGLIEAVEIEDHPWFVGVQFHPEFTSHLQNPNPLVTAFIESTLKNKDL; encoded by the coding sequence ATGACAAAATATATCTTTGTAACGGGCGGCGTTCTCAGCTCTTTGGGGAAAGGTATCTCAAGCGCAAGTATAGGTACTCTTTTAAAACACTCTGGACTCGGCGTAAGTATATTGAAAATAGATCCGTATATAAACGTTGACCCCGGTACCATGAGTCCGCTTGAACACGGTGAGGTTTTCGTAACTGCTGACGGGGCTGAGACTGATCTTGATATAGGCCATTATGAAAGATTTCTCAATGTCAAACTCTCCAGAAAAAACAATTTTACAACCGGACAGGTTTATATGTCCGTTATAAAAAGAGAGAGGCAGGGTGATTATCTTGGAAAAACGATACAGGTAGTACCTCATATAGTCGATGAGATAAAAAATCGGATAAAAAAAGCGGGGAAAGGGCACGATATTCTTATCGTCGAGCTTGGAGGAACGGTTGGCGATATAGAAGGACTTCCGTTTCTGGAAGCTATCAGGGAACTGACTCACGAGCTGGGTACACACAAAGTACTCAATATCCATGTAACACTGGTTCCATACATCAAGGCAGCGGGTGAGCTCAAAACAAAACCCACACAGCACAGTGTTCAGGAGCTCAGACGTATCGGTATAACTCCGGATATGATAATCGCCAGATGTGAAAAGCCTCTTCCAAAAGATGTAAGAGAAAAGATAGCCAGAAGCTGCGGTATAGATATTCACGGTGTTATTGAAGCAAAAGATGCGGAAACCATATATAAAGTCCCCCTCAATTTTCTGCGGGAAAATGTGCTTGTACCAATCTCAAAACAGTTTAGACTCGGTGATCTGAAGCCTGATATGGATGCATGGGATATGCTTGTCAAAAAGATAATAGCACCGAAAGAGGAGACTACTATCGCATTTGTCGGAAAGTATCTCGGGCTCAAAGAGTCGTATAAATCCCTGACAGAAGCCCTTATTCATGCCGGGGCAAACCTTGATACTAAAGTGAATATCAAATGGGTTGACAGTGAACTTCTGGAAGCGGAAGGCCCTGAGGAGCTTTTAAAAGATGTAAAGGGCGTCCTTGTAGCAGGAGGTTTCGGAGAAAGAGGCGTTGAAGGTAAAATTGAGGCTATCAAATATGCCAGAATCAATAAAATACCTTATTTGGGTATATGCCTCGGTATGCAGCTCTCCATTATAGAGTTTGCCAGAAATGTTTTGGGTATAAAAGATGCGAACTCTATGGAGTTTGATAAAGAGACAAAACATCCTTTCATATATCTGATAGACGAGTTTATCGATCAGCTTGGTAATAAGCAGATAAGAACACACAAAAGTCCTATGGGCGGTACTATGCGTCTGGGAGAGTATCCTTGTGAAGTGAAAGAGGGCACGAAGCTCTGGGAGGCTTATAAGGGCAAAAAGATAATTTACGAGAGGCACAGACACAGATATGAAGCAAATCCTGAATATAGAAAAGAGCTGGAAAGTGCCGGTATGATAGTAAGCGGTGAGTCAGATGGACTAATCGAAGCGGTTGAGATTGAAGATCACCCGTGGTTTGTCGGCGTTCAGTTTCATCCTGAGTTTACATCTCATCTGCAAAACCCAAATCCTCTTGTAACCGCCTTTATAGAGAGTACGCTAAAAAATAAAGATTTATGA